A stretch of Triticum aestivum cultivar Chinese Spring chromosome 1D, IWGSC CS RefSeq v2.1, whole genome shotgun sequence DNA encodes these proteins:
- the LOC123168871 gene encoding zinc finger protein ZAT9-like yields MDRHTCKLCFRRFQNGRALGGHMRSHVMAAAAAAAYSTPPPQQQSPPLSLASTSSTDTDGKPAQPKRLSWVLREDPERSCKVGAAEFSGGCFGGVTAAAGESSVVQDGESDTESPRGGAGFAVSRRRSKRARRRAPPPVPDPEPASTVSDSTQEEDVAMSLVMLSRDSWTRSRSEPEPRWASEAEQNNDGANVFDEDEDGRDVAGEAYYAEATPVLVHPRARHQCGACKKVFRSYQALGGHRASVKKGKGGCVPPPAGKAHRADAPIVHECPFCFRVFGSGQALGGHKRAHMPFGGALAPSPPPAKCGDSFGSFDLNVPAAFDDDFELSAVYDAEFGSTRQ; encoded by the coding sequence ATGGACAGGCACACCTGCAAGCTCTGCTTCCGGCGGTTCCAGAATGGCCGTGCCCTGGGCGGCCACATGCGCTCCCATGTCATGGCGGCTGCCGCAGCTGCTGCGTACTCGACGCCGCCACCGCAGCAGCAGTCGCCGCCACTGTCCTTGGCGTCCACCTCGtcgacggacacggatggtaagcCAGCTCAACCGAAACGGCTGTCCTGGGTCCTGCGTGAGGATCCCGAGAGAAGCTGCAAGGTAGGCGCGGCTGAATTCTCAGGTGGATGCTTCGGCGGGGTCACCGCGGCGGCCGGCGAGTCGTCGGTCGTGCAGGACGGCGAGAGCGACACGGAGTCCCCGCGCGGTGGCGCGGGGTTCGCCGTGAGCCGACGGCGCTCCAAGCGGGCACGGCGGCGCGCGCCGCCGCCTGTGCCGGATCCCGAGCCGGCAAGCACCGTCTCCGATTCGACCCAGGAGGAGGACGTGGCCATGTCGCTCGTGATGCTGTCTCGGGACTCGTGGACGCGGTCCAGATCCGAGCCGGAGCCCCGCTGGGCCTCGGAGGCCGAGCAAAACAACGACGGCGCCAACGTGTTcgacgaggacgaggacggccGCGACGTGGCCGGCGAGGCTTACTACGCCGAGGCGACGCCGGTGCTCGTGCACCCACGCGCCAGGCACCAGTGCGGCGCATGCAAGAAGGTGTTCCGATCGTACCAGGCCCTCGGCGGCCACCGCGCCAGCGTCAAGAAAGGCAAGGGCGGCTGCGTGCCACCGCCGGCTGGCAAGGCCCACCGCGCCGACGCCCCGATCGTCCACGAGTGTCCGTTCTGCTTCCGCGTGTTCGGCTCCGGGCAGGCCCTGGGCGGCCACAAGCGCGCGCACATGCCGTTCGGCGGCGCGctcgccccctcgccgcccccggcGAAATGCGGCGACAGCTTCGGGTCCTTCGATCTCAACGTGCCGGCCGCGTTCGACGACGACTTCGAGCTCTCCGCCGTGTACGACGCCGAGTTCGGCAGCACCAGACAGTGA